A region of the Cannabis sativa cultivar Pink pepper isolate KNU-18-1 chromosome 3, ASM2916894v1, whole genome shotgun sequence genome:
ttgtttacttagtaaaaataaaccaaggcttgttcaagtgtctccagtcgactcctcgtttccctagctcaAGCCTCGAGCGCTTgggggcaaattaaatgatgtcatttaatgcagcgatttgcttttGCGGGGAATGTCTccgccgcctcctcggtcttctgatacgaactcggggcgcgtggaggtgcgtctgataatggcattaaatgcagcgattcgcttttgcagaggtcgattcgtttcacgccccatgattgatgcggcgcattaatggtgtcagacggatactcaaacgtttccaccgccttaatggtagattgatctgatccgttgattttcgggaattcgaatcgtgcgtctcccccaccgtgcgattggtaggtgatgacgcctgttcctcatgcgtttttgcctataaaagccaccacctttccttcctttcggttactttccattccttgccatttctgctcgaatttcccagagagaaaattcctcaaagtagcacgaactgtcttaatACTTAGACACTTCTTTCAGTTTTTCAGTGTTTGACTTcgccagttcttctcaactttcactcaaccacattcagtacccccagttcaacgatcgactgtaagtttcttgcatccttagataataacatgcttatatttacttcgttcgttttctgggttcgtacttagaggcttctgggtgtgtgagtgtttaagttcttcgagttctgctttatgtttactgcgttagttgtagaatcgccattatcatgcccctGTTGTAGTCATACAGCTTTGTTTGAAGAGGGCAATGCATTCTTCgtttaacagttgcttagggcataggatggcttgtctcttttctttttctttttgcaaaaccactttctgcgatttcactgcacccgacacttgttcagggattctctccagagtttctcatgtgacacgtgtccggagggggcctctttccagcggttaggggacccccactccctttttcttgatttagggtttggtatgggacctaactgctggacttttctttttccctttttgtttttctcagaacacaaaatgtctgcttctggctcaaaatcttcgaagaagaaagggaaaggtatggccacgctggaagaggtttctctgggacccgttgcccaggaggggtataaatcccgtgcaactggttgggaagcggccgagctttgatcaaccctgacttgtcctcaccacctggagaacattattaatgtggctgggatcaaaccctccacctcagggacctttcaccggcctcctcgtgactcggagacgcctaatcataactatgacggcttcggggcttggagtcagacccatttgatgaccggtgccatgctcccgctccaagattactttgttaattttcttgtatttgtcggccttgcgccataccaacttattcctcaagcttaccgcctgctctcaggcttatttattttttacaccgcccgtggctgggggtctcccagcccggcggaaattttatatttttatgaacttgtatccgtccccaagaaaggggacaaacttaaggatggtttttatgggttccggatccaccctgctaacgagggggtggttccgtataataggcagactcacgttaaggagtaccgccaccgctttttcttttcttccgggttcagggccgcggaccacccggagcttctcacggagtgggtgcggatcccaccttaccagcggacgcttcccactcaggctttccttcgtagggcccaagccttcgcctcctatgaccatgccgatcttgacgtcgggggcctggttaccacggagaattgcagaaaggccaaacttatcctttctcatcaatccgtggatgactccaacctctcacgggtcatttgccccaatgtgagggcgtcggttgcggagaaggccttccgggacgaactcattgccacggcagagaagaagtaccaagattatatctaccggaaggcccaggagaaagcgtactctaaggcccaggctgcctcggggagaggacttcgcgtggggagtccggtggagcgaaggagccaagccattgctgggaagtccgaagctaaattttttgacaagatacttcaagaagagattggggatcgttcTGCCAGgcggccccttcgtattgaagattcttccgagaagcaaacttcccggccacagccttcggcccccgaaccaaactcgggtgctcccggtgctagcacctccggtgccggcggtaagtctcccttgataattcgctatgttccttccgttgatgaatacaccagtcataggcccgtagggttcgacgagcgtcttcgtagatttaagatgccgttgacccggtggggggatcatttgaaggaattttacttttcgaacttaggagattacctaggtcggtcccggatgggctccggccctccggaacctattcccttaggtccatcagcttacataacgtccagctggtttcagccctcggacagttatctcggagatgacgccgccagcattaaagtacaggactttgctagggccgaattaggaagttcgggtaggagtagcttatttgttgtatcttgtataagcggttccttgcggacttctaacacttgcttatttttttgaaacagatatctccatggatgccatcctggaacagcttgccggggttcatactcccgtggctcctccggccttcacctcttctcccccagccccttccttgaaggtttcttccagcgctcccccgacactattgacttagtggatgacgaggaggtgcttccgggagaaggccaagggaaagggtgggacttctcggaggaagccgttgagggtgcaggagagcctcaagcccttccggaggtagcagaggaggacgaggaggagcctgaagtggctctgattcacaagcgtaagggcaagatggttgcccaggatgagccgaagaggcctcggagagccgacactcctgcccatggcctagacggcggggtctccccgatggaggaaaatcctgctcctccccacatcGAGCTTACCCTGATTCCGagggacgaggtgaggcaggagcttcgcatagccaaacacaactatgctatggatgagtactctcGGGGGcatgccgaagtggaggcccttaggaggattctacgagctgaggttgaggcgagcatcaaccacccggaataccCGGATCCGTGGGACCCTAATCTGGACCtcttaacggactggttccgtcgcttcctagggcctaccttggctccctttgccgcggagatgaccggcgagttcgcttctcagctcacacgttgcgcgcccaagcggtttgccacttgcgcttctctgaactccatcttccaggtccaggacctcagccattctctcacggtggtaagtactttgcaatttttgcgtttccttttgttgtttgtattttgttttcttcctttgagaaatttttccttatacttcgttatggttcagcttgctgctgaggctggccgcctctccaagaacatcataaaccatggcttcactctgtccgattttggggacatgaatgacgtcaggaaggtcctccaggacctcacagcggagaggctgatctaccaggaggctgccgagcgccatgaggcagcggccaaggccaaggaagaggaggccaaacggagggaggctcaggcggaggccatgatccgggatgaggctcagcggagagacaggatggaggcccagcaccaggaggaactaagggctcaaaccgaggctgctgagaaggccaggcgagatctccgggaggccagggaggctttggatgaaatggtcgccatctctagaggagactcaccagtcggacattgaatccaaggccgctctagctgcggagttgaaggagcttagggatttcaaagaacagTCCACCAGGAAGGCTAAgagagccgagctcctttctcctgtttcctgcgcccggtgcccgaagcgctttgatgatggtgtctatatggcttgggccaccaatgatcagggtatcaagcttactttttatcccaaacccgaggagatgattgccagatttcgggaaaagaagaagaagcttgatgctgcgcttgaggcacggattggacctcgtcttcccccgcgggctgactgagctgccgtattattgacccagattctacccgtttcttttataactctttttttttcgtttgtacatatttgctgctaccttagaacaatttacatataggcggcagctttcatttgaaggggagacaattatattttaaggcctgtccccgggccatttatatgtatatgacctgccctttgggccaggatatttttttatgcgatctttattcgtcacacttatatattttaacctgtcctttggctcagggtttttatacttatgctttttatttttgtgcatactttttgacctgccctttgggtcaggatattttacttagtttgtttttgtttgtccgtgcggtataccctagtacccccctgagtggcatagaaactttgtttttaaggcactcggttttatttaatatagaggaggtatacatttggacggtacaaaccctttgaacaaaatctaagtttgattcgctactggtaatattttctgaggtgatcggcgttccaggctcttgggacggtggttccgtccattctttttagtttgtaagtgccggaaccgatttcgtcctcgatctcatatggtccttcccaatttggtccaagtacccccactccgggttcttgggtggctggaaaaacccttcttaggaccatatccccaatagcaaattttctgtttttaaccttggagttaaaatacttggtcaccttcttttgataagcagccatccgtatttgagactcatcccggatttcttcgacttgatccaaagcctcttggagcagtgcctgattggtggccggatcataagtcgtcctcctgtgggatgggaataatgtttccaccgggaccattgcttcacaaccgtacgccattgagaacggcgagtgaccggttgtggttctgggggtcgtccggtaggcccacaatacccttggcaattcttcaggccagttatttttacaggccagtagcttctttttcaaggtgacctttaggattttattgactgcttccgcctggccgtttgtttgaggccgggctaccgcggagaagctttttactactTCGTGTcggttgcaaaagtcagtaaattcctcgcaatcaaattgctttccattgtctgagactattttgtgaggcaagccgtatcgacacactatgtttttgataacaaagtccaatgccttcttagcagttattgtcttcataggctcagcctctgtccacttggtgaagtagtccactgccactattgcatactttacccctccttttcccgtaggtagagacccaatgagatctattccccagaccgcgaagggccaggggctggtcatcaaagtgatctcatttggaggggctctcggtatgtttcgcgtacctttggcacgagtcacacttttggacatagtctatacaatcttttttcattgttggccagaagtacccttgcctcaatattttctttgagaggctgggtcctcccgtatgatctccacagaacccttcatggacctccagcatgatttgtctagcttcatggtccgatacacaccttaaataaggcatgctgagtcctctccggtagagaatgtggtccatcattacataacgatgagcttgatactgaatctttcgagacagtgccctctcttggggcaactcacctgtggttatgtactttatgatggggaccatccagctgggttcatgcccaaccgtttgtgtggtctcttttattttgatgtttggctctgccaagcgttccactggtactacccccagttcttcgatttcactgtccgaggctaacttagccagacagtccgcatgagcattcttctctcgggggattctttctactttgtagtccgtgaactcgtggagcagttctcggactattgctacgtacgcggccatccgttcgccgcgagtttggtattctccggaaacttggtttacgaccagctcagaatcactgtagacttccactctcttggctcctacagctttagccaattttagccctgctatcagggcctcatattcggcttcattattcgaagctgtgaagttgaatcggagtgccgcctggagccgcaatccagtaggtgatatcatagccactccggctcctgaaccgttctcattagaagctccgtccacaaatactctccaagtggggattggtgggTCCGGTGTactggctgttgcctcggcttcattgcattcggtgatgaagtctgccaaggcttggccttttatggaaatccggggcacgtaatgtaagtcgaactgactcagctccatcgcccacttgaggagtcttccggatgcttcaggcttctggagaacttaccggagcgg
Encoded here:
- the LOC133036051 gene encoding uncharacterized protein LOC133036051, whose translation is MKEHSVRRALPLIMTDEFCSKAQEKAYSKAQAASGRGLRVGSPVERRSQAIAGKSEAKFFDKILQEEIGDRSARRPLRIEDSSEKQTSRPQPSAPEPNSGAPGASTSGAGDISMDAILEQLAGVHTPVAPPAFTSSPPAPSLKVSSSAPPTLLT